The following are encoded together in the Methylomonas methanica MC09 genome:
- the gap gene encoding type I glyceraldehyde-3-phosphate dehydrogenase, with protein sequence MAIKVAINGYGRIGRNVMRALYEAGRTNEIQVVAINDLGDSKTNAHLTKYDTVHGKFPFDVSVDGDYIVINGDKIRVFAERDPAKLPWAELGVDVVHECTGFFASKAKASAHIAAGAKKVIISAPGGADVDATIVYGVNHQTLKASDTVISNASCTTNCLAPLVKPLMDTIGVEHGLMTTIHSYTNDQVLTDVYHSDLHRARSATQSMIPTKTGAAAAVGLVLPEMKGKLDGFAMRVPTINVSVVDLCFQASRNTTKEEIDSILKEAAAGSLKGILAVNEEPLVSMDFNHNPHSSIYELGLTKVTGGNFVKVLSWYDNEWGFSNRMLDTTVALFNAK encoded by the coding sequence ATGGCAATTAAAGTTGCAATTAACGGTTATGGCCGCATTGGTCGCAATGTCATGCGCGCTTTGTACGAAGCAGGTCGCACCAACGAAATTCAAGTCGTTGCGATTAACGATCTGGGCGATTCCAAAACCAATGCGCATTTGACCAAATACGATACCGTACACGGCAAATTTCCTTTCGATGTGTCGGTTGACGGTGATTATATTGTTATCAACGGCGACAAAATCCGTGTGTTCGCTGAACGGGATCCCGCAAAACTGCCTTGGGCTGAACTGGGTGTGGACGTGGTGCACGAATGTACCGGTTTCTTTGCCAGCAAAGCCAAAGCATCGGCCCATATCGCCGCCGGCGCCAAAAAGGTCATTATTTCCGCACCGGGCGGAGCCGATGTCGACGCCACCATCGTTTACGGCGTGAACCATCAAACCCTGAAAGCGTCCGATACCGTTATTTCCAATGCTTCCTGCACCACCAACTGCTTGGCGCCCTTGGTAAAACCGTTGATGGATACTATCGGTGTCGAGCACGGTTTGATGACTACCATTCACTCATACACCAACGACCAAGTATTGACCGACGTGTATCACAGTGACTTGCACCGTGCCCGTTCCGCCACGCAATCCATGATTCCAACCAAAACCGGTGCCGCTGCAGCCGTAGGTTTGGTATTGCCGGAAATGAAAGGCAAACTGGACGGTTTCGCCATGCGCGTTCCAACCATCAACGTCTCCGTGGTCGACTTGTGTTTCCAAGCTTCGCGTAACACCACAAAAGAAGAGATCGACAGCATTCTGAAAGAAGCGGCGGCCGGCTCTCTGAAAGGCATTCTGGCTGTAAATGAAGAGCCTTTGGTGTCCATGGACTTTAACCATAACCCGCACTCATCCATTTACGAATTGGGTCTGACCAAAGTCACCGGCGGTAATTTCGTGAAAGTGTTGTCCTGGTATGACAATGAATGGGGTTTCTCAAACCGTATGTTGGACACCACGGTTGCATTGTTCAACGCCAAATAA
- a CDS encoding TonB-dependent receptor plug domain-containing protein, translating into MHNHNTDPKRAANTLSQCLLGALLVLTLAEEATSDDAAPNIADISINELMQMEVSSASRKSESLSDTTAAAFIISQDDIRRSGATSIPEALRLAPGIEVAQINANSWAITSRGFNGRYANKLLVLMDGRSVYTPLFSGVFWNLQDTLMEDIERIEVIRGPGAVMWGANAVNGVINIITKKAKDTQGDLFVAGGGNQEQGFAGYRHGGQIGNDGNYRVYAKTFERAAFVNPNGQRQHDDWRSVQGGFRIDDRISSQHRFTVQGDVYRKKVGNTVPPVTVSGPFSSAFNVDDLADGANLISRWEGSLSDGSEFVLQGYYDRVDFTAPALSDSQDMFDIDFQHRLHPDPSHDLMWGINYRFIHSSTVNSSAIAFTPNSLGYHQGGAFVQDDITLIDHTLRLTLGSKIEESHFGHTQVQPNARLLWTPNGTHSVWASVSRASRIPSRGEAQSSIAVGTASASIPPIPFSIPVQVMALPNPNLKAEKVFSAEIGYRTQWNERFSTDITAFSNHYTDLIVLSRGNASLQTTPALLVNQPMMWTNLTREITTRGVEVSADWNPLDWMRFTGNYSYLKIEKPYDPNNPDIAGLSPRQRGMLRWQIDMTPQTHLDVTLRHVGRLHAVNQNVPAYTTFDARFAYEPIAGMEWSVVAQNIFAPQHLEFRDTAAVSLTDITTEVPRSIYGKFSWSF; encoded by the coding sequence ATGCATAACCATAATACCGATCCAAAGCGCGCGGCAAATACACTAAGCCAGTGTTTGTTAGGCGCGCTACTTGTCTTAACCTTGGCGGAAGAAGCTACGTCGGACGACGCTGCGCCGAACATTGCAGACATTTCCATCAATGAGCTGATGCAGATGGAAGTATCTTCCGCATCCAGAAAATCGGAATCCTTATCCGACACCACCGCGGCCGCCTTCATTATCAGCCAGGACGATATCCGCCGCTCGGGAGCTACCAGCATTCCCGAAGCCTTGAGGCTGGCACCCGGCATTGAAGTAGCCCAAATCAACGCCAATAGCTGGGCCATCACCTCGCGCGGCTTTAACGGCCGGTATGCCAATAAATTATTGGTGCTGATGGACGGCCGCAGCGTCTATACCCCGCTGTTCTCCGGCGTGTTCTGGAATTTACAGGACACTTTGATGGAGGATATCGAGCGCATCGAAGTCATCCGAGGACCCGGCGCGGTGATGTGGGGCGCCAATGCCGTAAACGGCGTCATCAACATCATCACCAAAAAAGCCAAGGATACCCAAGGCGACTTGTTCGTCGCCGGCGGCGGCAATCAGGAACAAGGCTTCGCCGGGTATCGGCATGGTGGGCAGATAGGCAACGACGGCAATTACCGGGTTTACGCCAAAACCTTCGAGCGGGCGGCTTTCGTCAATCCCAACGGCCAAAGACAGCACGATGATTGGCGTTCGGTACAAGGCGGGTTTCGGATCGACGACCGAATTTCCAGCCAGCACCGCTTTACCGTGCAAGGCGACGTTTACCGGAAAAAAGTCGGTAATACCGTGCCACCGGTAACCGTCTCGGGACCTTTCAGCAGCGCTTTTAATGTAGACGACCTTGCCGATGGCGCTAACTTGATATCGCGCTGGGAGGGCAGCCTGAGCGACGGCTCGGAGTTTGTGTTGCAGGGCTATTACGACCGGGTCGATTTTACCGCCCCGGCCCTGTCGGACAGCCAGGACATGTTCGACATCGATTTTCAACACCGCCTGCATCCCGATCCCAGCCACGATTTGATGTGGGGCATCAATTACCGCTTCATCCACAGCAGCACCGTCAATAGTTCCGCCATCGCCTTTACACCCAACAGTTTGGGCTATCACCAGGGCGGCGCCTTTGTGCAAGACGATATCACCCTTATCGATCATACCTTGCGGTTAACCTTGGGCAGCAAGATTGAGGAGAGCCATTTCGGCCATACCCAGGTACAGCCCAATGCACGATTACTATGGACACCGAACGGCACGCATTCGGTGTGGGCCTCGGTGTCTAGGGCATCACGGATTCCTTCACGCGGCGAAGCTCAATCCAGTATTGCGGTGGGAACCGCCAGCGCCTCGATTCCGCCCATCCCTTTTTCAATTCCCGTTCAAGTCATGGCCTTACCTAACCCGAACCTGAAAGCGGAAAAAGTCTTCAGCGCGGAAATCGGTTACCGCACGCAATGGAACGAGCGATTCTCCACCGACATCACCGCGTTCAGCAACCATTATACCGATCTGATTGTGCTCAGCCGAGGCAATGCCAGCTTACAGACCACCCCCGCGTTACTGGTTAATCAACCCATGATGTGGACCAACCTCACCCGAGAGATTACCACCCGGGGCGTCGAGGTATCCGCAGACTGGAACCCACTGGACTGGATGCGTTTTACCGGCAACTACAGCTATTTAAAAATCGAAAAACCCTACGACCCCAATAACCCGGACATAGCCGGACTAAGCCCTAGACAACGGGGCATGCTGCGCTGGCAGATCGACATGACCCCACAAACCCATCTGGATGTCACCCTGCGCCACGTCGGGCGATTGCATGCCGTAAACCAAAACGTACCGGCCTACACCACCTTCGATGCCCGTTTCGCCTACGAACCGATTGCCGGCATGGAATGGTCGGTCGTCGCACAAAACATCTTCGCGCCGCAACATCTGGAATTCAGAGATACCGCCGCCGTTTCCCTGACCGATATCACAACTGAAGTGCCCCGTTCCATTTACGGCAAATTCAGTTGGAGTTTTTAA
- a CDS encoding lipocalin family protein, whose product MSKLWKKLPWIIAGLILLISLLDPPLLPWLLLAATIGACLFMPKRGLIGPVELPADDAFLPSEQVQWWYWTGHLQSEDGRRFGFEVVFFTFDSFLIMRDQLVQAAITDVDGKRFEFREFVKFHLPQRGKNGFDLNSGKGNSVTAVGGDGHDRLHAAVGQYVLDIELHATKPPALHYGGDAHPYRFGGYTYYYSRPKMETSGTLTIAGETLKVSGTSWFDRQYGELYQAIQQGWQWFAIELDDNRQIMLFDFKGSDSDVEKSGSITDAEGRTVTLNADEFQVTVLEQWTSPDTGCSYPSGWEIKIRNETFTVQPLLKDQELHAEHGFWIGPVYWEGACSVAGSVGGQAYVELNGYCRCPPRISL is encoded by the coding sequence ATGAGCAAACTCTGGAAGAAACTGCCCTGGATCATTGCCGGGCTTATCCTGTTGATTAGCCTGCTGGATCCGCCGTTGCTACCCTGGTTGCTGCTGGCGGCAACCATAGGCGCCTGCCTGTTTATGCCGAAACGTGGCTTGATCGGACCGGTTGAACTGCCCGCCGATGATGCATTTTTACCGAGCGAGCAAGTTCAATGGTGGTATTGGACCGGGCACTTGCAAAGCGAAGATGGCCGCCGTTTCGGTTTCGAGGTGGTATTTTTCACCTTCGACAGCTTTCTGATCATGCGCGATCAGTTGGTACAAGCCGCCATTACCGATGTAGACGGTAAGCGCTTCGAATTCAGAGAATTTGTCAAATTTCACTTGCCGCAACGCGGAAAAAACGGCTTCGATCTAAACTCGGGTAAAGGTAATAGCGTCACCGCAGTCGGTGGAGACGGCCATGACCGCTTGCATGCAGCCGTAGGCCAATACGTGTTGGATATCGAGCTGCATGCCACAAAACCGCCGGCCTTGCACTACGGCGGCGACGCCCATCCCTACCGTTTCGGCGGTTACACTTACTATTACTCGCGGCCGAAGATGGAGACCAGCGGCACCCTGACGATAGCCGGCGAAACGCTCAAAGTGAGCGGCACCAGCTGGTTCGATCGTCAATACGGCGAGTTGTACCAAGCGATTCAGCAAGGCTGGCAATGGTTTGCCATTGAATTAGACGACAATCGGCAAATCATGCTGTTCGACTTTAAAGGCAGCGATTCCGATGTGGAAAAATCCGGCTCGATCACGGACGCGGAAGGCCGTACCGTCACCCTGAACGCCGACGAATTTCAGGTTACCGTACTGGAGCAATGGACCAGTCCTGATACCGGTTGCAGCTACCCCTCCGGCTGGGAAATAAAAATTCGCAACGAGACCTTCACTGTGCAACCCTTGCTGAAAGATCAGGAATTGCACGCAGAACACGGCTTCTGGATAGGGCCGGTTTATTGGGAAGGTGCCTGCAGCGTTGCGGGTTCCGTCGGCGGTCAAGCCTATGTGGAGCTCAACGGATATTGCCGTTGCCCACCTCGGATCAGCTTATAG
- a CDS encoding YfiR family protein — protein sequence MRLAKILASIATEIGRWPAKAMLSCLLLGVWQVHAADNLSEAQIKAAYLLNFAKFVEWPAEALPPHSEMVLCIAGNNVLNGTLEALDGHNVGEHPLHVVQKNYTDLSVTGCHLLYIGSSEQAHFLVILSALGNAPTLTLSDIDDFAEKGGGIGLLFRDNKVVFEVNLESIRKAGLHLPGQLLNIASYVYGR from the coding sequence GTGCGCCTTGCAAAAATATTGGCCTCAATAGCCACTGAAATAGGCCGTTGGCCGGCCAAAGCCATGCTGAGCTGTTTATTGCTGGGCGTCTGGCAAGTGCACGCTGCGGACAACCTTTCCGAAGCGCAAATCAAGGCGGCATATTTACTCAATTTCGCCAAATTCGTGGAATGGCCTGCCGAGGCGTTGCCGCCCCACTCTGAAATGGTGCTATGCATAGCGGGCAATAACGTGCTGAACGGAACGCTGGAAGCCCTGGATGGACATAACGTCGGCGAGCATCCATTACACGTCGTGCAAAAAAATTATACCGATCTGTCCGTTACAGGCTGCCACCTGCTTTACATCGGCAGCTCGGAACAAGCCCACTTCCTGGTTATACTCTCCGCTTTGGGAAACGCACCGACGCTAACGCTATCCGACATTGACGATTTTGCGGAAAAAGGCGGCGGTATCGGCCTGCTATTCCGTGATAACAAGGTGGTGTTCGAAGTCAATCTGGAATCGATCCGCAAGGCAGGTCTGCATCTGCCGGGTCAGTTATTGAATATCGCAAGCTATGTTTATGGGAGATAG
- a CDS encoding response regulator yields MGDSSLRPLSGFPNWSLRRKLVSIIMLSCAACLLVSLSVMVASSAFKHYRNALHELSTLADVLAENGQAALAFADQAEARRLLESLKKHPEIVASWMVTPDGTTLSSWSRGGLPRVMPNDFQQPVRELRTDFWSRRAELFTPVIKNTELIGYVLLQADFTEQWNDQLTDLGKGLSAAGLALILVYLLANRLQRLISRPIEELAEAARSIGDQKNYGLRVEPRGRDEIGDLVRAFNAMLEEIQLRDKNLTEHRDRLELEVAQRTAEYLQAKDEAEAASRAKGLFLANMSHEIRTPMNAIVGLSDLALNNNPPPKLLDYLQKIHTSSLALMAITNDILDYSKVEAGRLELISEAFSLEEMLENVLNLFIVRAEEKGLEIVLELDHTLPPRLIGDALRLGQVLNNLVGNAVKFTEAGEIHIKVEQLASVHGYATLKFSVRDSGIGMTHEQINHLFQAFTQADGSITRRFGGTGLGLAISKNLIEMMGGELTVQSRIDIGSVFEFTLILPLPEEPNPNQASGHLHSMRVLIVDDLDISRQILRDIMQAWGFQVVEASTGEEALAQLKAANDAGQDFELVLLDWKMPGLDGVEVTRTIRDMVRKAEIRHAPVIIMVTAFSREKLLSAAGDTKPDDILVKPVMPSVLLNTLTRLQGGETFLIAEDNRPPLAAMAADIRGAHILLVEDNEINQLVAREYLESTGLIVTVANNGREGVEAIRQSKFDAVLMDLQMPELDGIEATRIVRRDKRFADLPIIAMTAAVQDKERTDCYSAGMTDHLGKPVLPQTLIEVLIRCIKPHALSRPVKRSTPTLISNAITALDLPGFDLEYIGKTIGQDRAKLKRLLDCFCEKFAGSADRIRQLIQTNNRDEAAKSLHDLKGAASVIGAADLSQAAAQLEDALRNDMIADIDTEVLARNLQALLQTVSSLDAPDHTAESDDEADWSAAGILVKQLRILLDGSDFVPQELIVLLKEALPGQDCQQQLLKFEKQINTIDYRQAEKTLTHLEAIITHHLQKGSA; encoded by the coding sequence ATGGGAGATAGTTCATTGCGCCCGTTATCCGGTTTCCCTAATTGGTCGCTACGCCGAAAACTGGTTTCCATCATCATGCTCAGCTGCGCGGCCTGCCTACTCGTCAGCCTATCGGTGATGGTAGCGAGTTCCGCTTTCAAGCACTACCGCAATGCGCTACACGAGCTGTCCACCCTGGCCGATGTCTTGGCTGAAAATGGCCAGGCCGCTCTGGCTTTTGCCGATCAGGCCGAAGCCAGACGGCTTTTGGAATCGCTAAAGAAACATCCCGAAATCGTCGCCAGCTGGATGGTCACGCCCGACGGCACGACGCTATCCTCCTGGAGCCGAGGCGGCCTGCCCCGTGTCATGCCGAACGACTTTCAACAGCCGGTTCGCGAACTACGCACGGATTTTTGGAGCCGGCGCGCCGAATTGTTCACACCGGTAATAAAAAATACCGAACTGATCGGTTACGTGTTGCTGCAAGCGGATTTCACCGAACAGTGGAACGACCAACTGACCGATCTGGGTAAAGGTTTGAGCGCCGCCGGTTTGGCGTTGATCCTGGTTTATCTGCTGGCAAACCGTCTGCAACGCCTGATCTCCCGTCCGATAGAGGAATTGGCGGAAGCCGCCCGCAGTATTGGCGACCAGAAAAACTACGGATTACGCGTAGAACCGCGCGGCCGCGACGAAATCGGCGATTTGGTGCGTGCTTTCAACGCCATGCTGGAGGAAATCCAACTCCGCGACAAAAACCTGACCGAACACCGCGACCGCCTGGAACTGGAAGTCGCGCAACGCACGGCGGAATACCTGCAAGCCAAGGACGAAGCGGAAGCCGCCTCACGCGCCAAAGGCTTGTTTCTGGCTAACATGAGCCATGAAATCCGCACGCCGATGAATGCCATCGTAGGTCTGTCCGATCTGGCTCTCAATAACAACCCGCCTCCTAAACTGCTGGATTATTTGCAAAAAATCCATACCTCCTCGTTAGCCTTAATGGCGATTACCAACGATATACTGGATTACTCGAAAGTCGAAGCCGGGCGGCTGGAGCTGATCAGCGAAGCTTTCAGTCTTGAAGAAATGCTGGAAAACGTCTTGAACCTGTTCATCGTGCGCGCCGAAGAGAAAGGTCTGGAAATAGTATTGGAACTCGACCACACCCTGCCGCCGCGTCTAATCGGCGACGCACTGCGTCTGGGACAAGTGCTGAATAACCTGGTCGGCAATGCCGTTAAATTCACCGAAGCCGGCGAAATCCATATCAAGGTCGAACAGCTCGCCTCCGTGCACGGTTACGCGACATTAAAGTTTTCGGTGCGAGACAGCGGCATCGGCATGACCCACGAGCAAATAAACCATCTATTTCAAGCATTTACCCAAGCAGACGGTTCCATCACCCGCCGTTTCGGCGGCACCGGTCTCGGTTTGGCCATTAGCAAGAACCTGATCGAAATGATGGGCGGGGAACTGACCGTACAAAGCCGGATCGATATCGGCAGCGTATTTGAATTTACGCTGATTTTGCCTCTGCCGGAGGAGCCAAACCCCAATCAAGCATCCGGCCATCTGCACAGCATGCGTGTTTTGATCGTTGACGATCTGGACATTTCCCGACAAATACTGCGGGACATTATGCAGGCCTGGGGATTTCAAGTCGTGGAAGCCTCAACCGGCGAGGAAGCTCTGGCGCAATTAAAAGCGGCCAATGACGCCGGGCAAGACTTCGAACTGGTATTGTTGGACTGGAAAATGCCCGGCTTGGACGGTGTCGAAGTCACTCGAACCATCAGGGATATGGTACGTAAGGCGGAAATACGCCATGCGCCCGTGATTATCATGGTCACCGCGTTCAGCCGCGAAAAATTATTGAGTGCCGCCGGCGATACTAAACCGGATGACATACTGGTCAAACCGGTAATGCCGTCGGTTTTGTTGAACACCTTGACGCGCCTGCAAGGCGGCGAAACGTTTCTTATAGCGGAAGATAATCGGCCGCCGCTGGCGGCCATGGCCGCCGACATCCGAGGTGCGCACATACTGCTGGTGGAAGACAATGAGATCAATCAACTGGTGGCCCGCGAATACCTTGAGAGCACTGGCCTGATCGTTACCGTGGCCAATAACGGCCGGGAAGGCGTGGAAGCCATCCGCCAATCAAAATTCGACGCCGTATTGATGGATCTGCAAATGCCCGAACTGGACGGCATAGAAGCAACCCGCATCGTGCGCCGGGACAAGCGCTTTGCCGATTTACCCATCATCGCCATGACCGCCGCGGTACAAGACAAGGAACGTACCGATTGCTATTCCGCCGGCATGACGGATCATCTCGGCAAACCCGTGCTGCCGCAGACCTTGATAGAGGTACTGATTCGCTGCATCAAACCCCACGCCCTCTCGCGGCCGGTCAAGCGCTCCACCCCGACTCTCATATCGAACGCCATTACGGCTCTCGACCTCCCGGGCTTCGACCTGGAATATATCGGCAAGACGATAGGCCAGGATCGCGCTAAACTTAAACGCTTATTGGACTGCTTTTGCGAAAAATTCGCCGGTTCGGCAGACCGCATCCGGCAACTTATCCAGACTAACAACCGCGATGAAGCGGCCAAATCGTTGCACGACCTCAAAGGCGCAGCCAGTGTTATCGGTGCGGCGGATTTAAGCCAAGCGGCCGCTCAACTTGAAGATGCACTTAGAAACGACATGATCGCCGACATTGACACCGAGGTTCTGGCTCGCAACCTACAGGCCCTGCTGCAAACCGTCTCCAGCCTGGATGCGCCGGATCATACGGCCGAATCGGACGATGAAGCCGATTGGTCCGCCGCCGGCATCCTTGTTAAACAGCTGCGAATTTTGCTGGATGGCAGCGACTTCGTACCTCAGGAACTGATAGTATTACTAAAAGAGGCTCTACCCGGACAAGACTGTCAACAGCAGTTGCTCAAGTTTGAAAAACAGATCAATACTATCGATTATCGACAAGCGGAAAAAACCTTAACACACTTGGAAGCCATCATAACGCATCATTTACAGAAAGGATCGGCATGA
- a CDS encoding diguanylate cyclase, producing the protein MTSEPLKPLILIVDDTPTNIQILAENLIKDYRVKVAASGENALRIVAQQELPDLILLDVMMPDIDGYEVCRRLKNNPQTHAIPIIFVTALNEVANEEFGLNLGAMDYITKPFYLPVVKARIRNHIRLKQLTDTLESMAWIDGLTGIPNRRRFDQMLEIEWKRAQRNQLPLAVIMVDIDHFKAYNDCHGHGEGDVCLKQVATMFAATVNRPGDLVARYGGEEFVILMPETDTDGAQQLADHLRHQIESMQIPHTSSSASCWVTISLGYAALIPKPEQASSTLLDDADNMLYQAKNLGRNRAFGYCLG; encoded by the coding sequence ATGACTAGCGAACCACTCAAGCCCTTGATTCTGATAGTCGACGACACCCCCACCAACATTCAAATATTGGCGGAAAATCTGATTAAGGATTATCGGGTCAAAGTCGCCGCCAGCGGTGAAAATGCGCTGCGGATTGTCGCTCAACAGGAATTGCCCGATCTGATTTTGTTGGATGTGATGATGCCGGACATAGACGGTTACGAAGTGTGCCGACGACTGAAAAACAACCCGCAAACCCACGCTATTCCCATCATATTCGTCACCGCGTTAAACGAAGTGGCCAACGAAGAATTCGGCCTCAACCTGGGGGCGATGGATTACATCACCAAGCCCTTCTACCTGCCTGTGGTCAAAGCCAGGATACGTAATCACATCCGTCTCAAGCAACTGACCGACACGCTGGAATCCATGGCCTGGATAGACGGACTGACCGGCATTCCCAACCGGCGGCGTTTCGATCAGATGCTGGAAATCGAATGGAAACGCGCCCAACGCAATCAGTTGCCGTTGGCCGTCATCATGGTGGATATCGATCATTTCAAGGCCTATAACGACTGTCACGGGCATGGTGAAGGCGATGTTTGTCTAAAGCAGGTGGCCACGATGTTCGCCGCCACGGTGAACCGGCCTGGCGATTTAGTTGCCCGTTACGGCGGTGAAGAATTTGTGATATTGATGCCGGAAACCGACACCGACGGCGCCCAACAGCTTGCCGATCATTTACGCCACCAAATCGAATCGATGCAAATTCCGCACACCAGCTCCAGTGCCTCTTGCTGGGTAACGATCAGTTTAGGTTACGCCGCGTTGATTCCCAAACCGGAGCAAGCCTCCTCCACATTGCTGGACGACGCGGACAACATGCTGTACCAAGCCAAAAACCTGGGCCGCAACCGCGCCTTCGGCTATTGTTTAGGCTAG
- a CDS encoding PAS domain S-box protein has product MSNLIELRAFNLLIVRSECAGGQSVAPHIIQANESALKLLGYSKTELNGQPLTLVFSEKSLTYWQAAATNTHNCSIDSSFTAELLTKNNGSLSALVSISTLPDCVAGYVDCILLIQVLKSGDDLLVMRRVVEQSASAMMITDRSGSIEYVNPKFTELTGYSGEELIGQNPSILQSGHMSPALYKSMWDTLLSTGQWQGEVQNKTKSGREYWVYESISAIKNQAGEITHFLAVEEDVTHRKAVESALSESEERFRQMADLSGEWLWEQDPNGYYLYSSVAVKQILGFSQQQIIGKHYTELLTDQDKASQTGYSSNQHAFHSLVNHYRHKDGHLVMTESTGLPLFDKRGKLLKWRGVDRDITARMQFQNALIESEKRTRLIIESSLDAIVIMDAYGIITDWNQRAEKMFGWSVEEAIGQPLAQLIIPRRYHSAHREGMQTFLRTGAGPVLNRQTEQLAMRRDGSEFPVELSVSPLKVGNTYIFSGFIHDISGRRAAEQQIRQAEVELAIAQNEIRIAQEIQATLTPSSAIETDDFVITGLCVPADKVGGDYYDYFFRDEAHLDIVIADVSGHSIGPALFMVETRSALRVQHNLAFSPAETLGVLNKFLFNDLNNADYFITLFYMQVDLLGRQIKYANAGHPPPLLFNGLRNEFRELDADGLIVGIRQDVMFEEKSVSLTEGDVILFYTDGLIEAESPQQAFFGLERVKRVFLENAHLPPQAIIDALYAALKRFCETSRFNDDITLMVFKWR; this is encoded by the coding sequence ATGTCTAATTTGATTGAGTTGCGTGCTTTCAATTTGCTGATTGTCAGGAGCGAATGCGCCGGGGGACAGTCGGTTGCACCGCATATTATCCAAGCGAACGAGTCCGCACTCAAATTGTTGGGTTATTCTAAAACGGAGCTAAACGGGCAGCCGCTTACCCTGGTCTTTTCCGAAAAAAGTCTGACCTACTGGCAAGCCGCGGCAACCAACACCCATAATTGCAGTATCGATAGCAGTTTTACGGCGGAACTACTCACAAAAAATAATGGCAGCCTATCAGCATTGGTTTCAATTTCCACCTTGCCTGACTGCGTTGCCGGTTACGTCGACTGTATTCTACTGATTCAGGTACTTAAATCCGGCGATGATTTATTGGTGATGCGGCGAGTGGTGGAACAAAGCGCCAGCGCGATGATGATTACCGACCGCTCCGGATCCATTGAGTATGTCAACCCGAAGTTTACCGAACTAACCGGCTACTCCGGGGAAGAATTAATCGGCCAAAATCCCAGTATTCTGCAATCCGGCCATATGTCGCCGGCGCTTTACAAATCGATGTGGGATACCTTGCTGAGCACCGGGCAGTGGCAAGGCGAGGTGCAAAATAAAACCAAAAGCGGTCGCGAATATTGGGTCTATGAAAGCATCAGCGCCATTAAAAATCAGGCCGGCGAGATCACGCATTTTCTGGCGGTTGAGGAAGACGTCACGCACCGCAAGGCCGTGGAATCGGCACTATCGGAAAGCGAAGAGCGTTTTCGACAAATGGCGGACTTGTCCGGCGAATGGTTGTGGGAGCAAGACCCGAACGGCTATTACCTGTATAGCAGCGTGGCCGTTAAACAAATTTTAGGCTTTAGCCAGCAGCAAATCATAGGCAAGCATTACACGGAGTTGTTAACCGATCAGGACAAAGCATCGCAAACCGGATACTCGAGCAATCAGCACGCCTTCCATTCACTGGTTAATCATTATCGGCATAAGGACGGGCACTTGGTGATGACTGAGTCCACCGGTTTACCGCTATTCGATAAAAGGGGGAAATTATTGAAATGGCGGGGTGTCGATCGGGATATAACCGCGCGCATGCAATTTCAAAACGCCTTGATCGAGTCGGAAAAACGCACCCGGCTGATTATTGAAAGTTCGCTGGATGCCATCGTCATTATGGATGCTTACGGCATTATTACCGACTGGAACCAACGGGCCGAAAAAATGTTTGGCTGGTCGGTCGAAGAAGCGATCGGGCAGCCGTTGGCGCAATTGATTATTCCCCGGCGTTATCACAGCGCTCATCGCGAAGGCATGCAAACCTTTTTGCGCACCGGAGCGGGGCCGGTATTAAACCGGCAGACCGAACAATTGGCCATGCGCCGCGACGGCAGCGAATTTCCGGTCGAACTCAGCGTTTCGCCGTTAAAAGTCGGCAATACCTATATTTTCAGCGGTTTCATACACGACATTTCCGGACGTCGGGCCGCGGAACAGCAAATTCGCCAAGCCGAAGTCGAGCTGGCGATTGCCCAAAACGAAATCAGAATTGCCCAGGAAATCCAGGCCACTTTGACGCCTTCCTCGGCCATCGAAACCGATGACTTTGTAATAACGGGTTTATGCGTGCCGGCGGACAAGGTGGGCGGCGATTATTACGATTATTTTTTCCGCGATGAAGCCCATCTGGATATCGTGATTGCCGATGTATCCGGTCATTCGATCGGACCTGCGCTATTTATGGTGGAAACGCGCAGTGCTCTGCGCGTGCAACACAATTTAGCCTTTAGCCCTGCGGAAACCTTGGGAGTATTAAACAAGTTCCTGTTTAACGATTTAAACAATGCGGACTATTTTATTACCTTGTTTTATATGCAAGTCGATCTGCTTGGACGGCAAATCAAATATGCCAATGCCGGTCATCCGCCGCCGCTATTGTTTAACGGCTTGCGCAACGAATTCAGGGAACTGGATGCCGACGGCTTAATTGTCGGTATCCGGCAGGATGTGATGTTCGAAGAAAAATCCGTTAGCCTGACGGAGGGCGATGTGATTCTCTTTTATACCGACGGCTTAATCGAGGCGGAAAGTCCCCAGCAGGCGTTTTTTGGCCTGGAAAGGGTGAAGCGCGTTTTCCTGGAAAACGCGCATCTGCCGCCGCAAGCGATTATCGATGCCTTGTATGCCGCCTTGAAACGGTTTTGCGAGACAAGCCGCTTTAACGATGATATTACGCTGATGGTTTTTAAATGGCGATGA